Proteins from a single region of Flavobacterium sp. K5-23:
- a CDS encoding 1-acyl-sn-glycerol-3-phosphate acyltransferase, producing the protein MKKQIYKWIFFRLMGWKIVGGIDADIKKCVMMIMPHTSAHDFYLGIFTRGITGLEMNFVAKRELFKFPFGAYFRYMGGEPLDRSGGLNKVDSIAAIFKRRETFRLAVAPEGTRKKVDQLKTGFYYIAMKANVPIVPVAFDFGKKEVNLGTPLIPTGDLETDLAVLMKHYEGVEGKVPEKGYKG; encoded by the coding sequence ATGAAGAAACAAATTTATAAGTGGATATTTTTTCGCCTAATGGGCTGGAAAATTGTAGGAGGGATAGATGCCGATATTAAAAAATGCGTGATGATGATTATGCCACATACAAGTGCTCATGATTTTTATTTGGGAATTTTCACAAGAGGCATAACGGGTTTAGAAATGAACTTTGTGGCTAAAAGAGAATTGTTCAAATTTCCATTTGGGGCTTACTTCAGATATATGGGAGGGGAACCTCTGGATCGTTCGGGTGGATTAAATAAAGTAGATTCGATTGCGGCCATTTTCAAAAGAAGAGAAACGTTTCGTCTTGCGGTAGCACCCGAAGGAACCCGTAAAAAAGTAGACCAACTTAAAACAGGATTTTATTATATTGCAATGAAAGCTAATGTACCTATCGTACCTGTAGCTTTTGATTTTGGAAAAAAAGAAGTCAATCTAGGGACGCCATTAATACCAACAGGAGATCTAGAGACAGATTTAGCTGTTTTAATGAAACATTATGAAGGAGTGGAAGGAAAAGTTCCTGAAAAAGGGTATAAAGGATAA
- a CDS encoding spermidine synthase: MLKKIFSYLIPIKIYSQNSKLSKTIEVTWANGKLVLDSKNTNYSYGSLQRVLRKGLKSIGFNKIVQMNHILVLGVAGGSVIKTLVDEIKYKGKITGVEIDPEIIQVSRDFFNLDEIKQLEIVIDDAFEFVLKTTKKYDLIIIDVFQDTTMPNFLFESFFVNRVCFLLKNKGFILFNTMLLTEIDNQRNKKYLTDFNDPHFRIKSLPRIEEHNEMIIIEKIA, from the coding sequence ATGCTTAAAAAAATATTCAGTTACCTAATTCCCATTAAAATTTATTCACAAAATTCAAAATTGAGTAAGACTATTGAAGTGACTTGGGCTAACGGTAAACTGGTTTTAGATTCTAAAAATACTAATTATTCTTATGGTAGTTTGCAACGTGTTCTTAGAAAAGGGCTGAAATCGATTGGCTTTAATAAAATAGTGCAAATGAATCATATTTTGGTTCTGGGTGTCGCAGGGGGAAGTGTAATTAAAACGTTAGTCGATGAAATTAAATATAAAGGAAAAATAACCGGAGTCGAAATTGACCCAGAAATAATTCAAGTCTCTAGGGACTTTTTCAATTTGGATGAAATTAAACAACTTGAGATCGTTATAGATGATGCATTTGAATTTGTTTTGAAAACAACAAAAAAGTACGATTTGATTATTATTGATGTTTTTCAGGATACGACAATGCCTAATTTTTTATTTGAAAGTTTTTTTGTCAATCGAGTATGCTTCCTTTTAAAAAATAAAGGTTTTATACTTTTTAACACAATGCTTTTGACCGAAATAGATAATCAAAGAAATAAAAAGTACCTCACTGATTTTAACGACCCTCATTTTAGAATTAAATCACTCCCTAGAATTGAAGAGCATAATGAAATGATTATCATTGAAAAAATAGCCTGA
- a CDS encoding potassium channel family protein — protein sequence MKQILKKLLLGNISKVEKPKYNPFQKRIKNIKSIWNNDHQDDNGIEKIVRLFLSSSLLLFPGIYIKYAASKRGPEYEDLALDIYVLLKVALPLVILINNWQSNHFILGIMIYVMLETVFYIPTLIFASDLFSKPRSYKRSMLLLFFNYLEMVFAFGVLYSCDNYLNKPFLHWFDAIYFSTVTSSTIGFGEFYPVQTIGKVLVSIQSMLVLLYVVLFLNFFSTKIKATGYFDPENQD from the coding sequence ATGAAACAAATATTAAAAAAACTATTACTAGGAAACATCTCAAAAGTAGAAAAACCTAAATACAATCCTTTTCAAAAGAGAATTAAGAATATAAAATCCATTTGGAATAACGACCATCAGGATGACAACGGAATTGAAAAAATTGTTCGATTGTTTCTATCCTCTTCATTATTACTATTTCCCGGTATTTACATTAAATATGCAGCTTCAAAGAGAGGACCTGAATATGAAGATCTTGCTTTGGATATTTATGTATTGCTTAAAGTAGCGCTTCCATTGGTAATTTTAATCAATAACTGGCAAAGCAATCACTTTATACTGGGAATTATGATATATGTAATGCTAGAAACAGTTTTTTATATTCCAACATTAATTTTTGCCTCCGATTTATTTTCAAAGCCCCGCTCTTACAAAAGATCCATGCTATTACTTTTCTTTAATTACTTAGAAATGGTGTTTGCTTTTGGCGTATTGTATAGCTGTGATAATTATTTAAACAAACCTTTTTTGCATTGGTTTGATGCAATCTATTTTAGTACGGTTACTTCATCCACGATTGGGTTTGGAGAATTCTATCCAGTACAAACTATTGGGAAAGTATTAGTAAGTATACAATCCATGTTAGTTTTATTATATGTTGTCTTGTTTCTAAATTTTTTCTCTACAAAAATAAAAGCAACAGGATATTTCGACCCTGAAAACCAAGACTAA
- a CDS encoding pitrilysin family protein — protein sequence MNNIMEGIKQKLMIICLLVFTGTNLSAQSFKLPAYTTFKLPNGLTVNLMEQHDVPIISVSAILPAGAIYDNEKSGLASLTATALKHGTKSFSKTKIDEELDFIGADVNTYSSKEFSGLSSTFATKDKVKVLSIIKEILLNPVFDNSEFEKEKSRLLVNLEQQKESPRAVIGPYFDTLLYGNHVYGNVVNGNKTTVGKLTVKDLKDFYKDNYKPNNSAINIVGDFTSVEMKSIITKLFSGWEKGANEKENLASKPIKTPTESNVLLVNKGDAKETTFYIGAPGISRNNPDFVAIEVVNTLFGGRFTSMLNDELRVNSGLTYGASSRFSTLKNGGTFLISTFTAVKTTEPAIDKALEVLNKLHATGIDEKALNSAKNYVKGQFPPDYETTEQLSRLLSQMFWYNFDKSFIDNFEKNVDGLDLAKANQIIAKYFPKDKLQFVLVGKSEDIKKIAEKYGKVIQVEITDDISNRN from the coding sequence ATGAATAATATTATGGAAGGAATTAAACAAAAACTCATGATAATCTGCCTTTTGGTTTTTACAGGTACGAATCTATCAGCACAAAGTTTTAAATTACCAGCTTACACTACTTTTAAATTACCAAACGGACTTACGGTAAACCTAATGGAACAACATGACGTGCCCATTATTAGCGTTTCAGCAATACTTCCTGCAGGTGCGATTTATGACAATGAAAAATCAGGATTAGCATCTTTGACCGCTACCGCACTAAAACATGGTACTAAAAGTTTTTCAAAAACAAAAATTGATGAAGAGTTAGATTTTATAGGTGCTGATGTGAATACCTATTCATCTAAAGAATTTTCGGGTCTTAGTTCTACTTTTGCAACTAAAGACAAAGTCAAAGTACTTTCCATTATTAAGGAAATTCTACTAAATCCTGTTTTTGACAATAGTGAATTTGAAAAAGAAAAAAGTCGTTTATTAGTAAATCTTGAACAACAAAAAGAAAGCCCACGTGCAGTAATAGGACCGTATTTTGACACTCTTTTATATGGAAATCATGTATATGGAAATGTTGTAAACGGTAATAAAACCACTGTTGGTAAGTTGACGGTGAAAGATTTAAAAGACTTTTACAAAGACAATTACAAGCCAAATAATTCGGCTATAAATATTGTTGGTGATTTCACTTCTGTTGAAATGAAATCAATTATAACTAAATTATTTTCTGGTTGGGAAAAAGGTGCAAATGAAAAAGAAAACCTTGCTTCGAAACCTATCAAAACTCCAACAGAAAGCAATGTGTTATTAGTGAATAAGGGTGATGCCAAAGAAACTACTTTTTATATTGGTGCTCCAGGAATAAGTCGTAATAATCCAGATTTTGTAGCAATTGAAGTGGTTAATACACTTTTTGGAGGACGTTTCACTTCAATGTTAAATGACGAACTTAGAGTAAATTCAGGTTTGACTTACGGTGCTTCAAGTAGATTTAGTACATTAAAGAACGGTGGGACATTTTTAATTAGCACATTTACTGCTGTAAAGACTACTGAACCTGCAATAGATAAAGCGCTTGAAGTTTTGAATAAATTGCATGCTACTGGAATCGATGAAAAAGCATTAAATTCTGCTAAGAATTATGTGAAAGGACAATTCCCTCCTGATTATGAAACGACTGAACAATTATCGAGATTGTTATCACAAATGTTCTGGTATAATTTTGACAAATCATTTATTGATAATTTCGAAAAAAATGTTGATGGTTTAGACTTGGCAAAAGCCAACCAAATTATAGCCAAATATTTCCCAAAGGACAAACTACAATTTGTGTTAGTAGGAAAATCAGAAGATATTAAAAAGATTGCTGAAAAATACGGTAAAGTTATTCAGGTTGAAATAACAGATGATATTTCGAATAGAAATTAA
- a CDS encoding pitrilysin family protein: MKKIMLHLFLMGAFYGQAQMKADDVKTFTLTNGMKFLVVEDFSIPNANMYLFYKVGSRNEYQGITGLSHFFEHMMFNGAKKYGPKLFDQTMEFNGGANNAYTTENVTVYTNWFPAASSEVIFDLEGDRISSLSIDPSMVESERGVVLSERRTGLENSPWRLLSQSVKATAFQEHPYHWPVIGYEDDMKNWTQQDLERYFKTYYAPNNCVVVVSGAIKLEKVKEFAKKYLEPIPAQPTPPVVHIVEPEQTGERRITVKKEVATPYLLIGYHTPESKNEDYYALNVLSSVLSSGKSSRLYASLVDQKQLATQVFTDYGDSFDPNLFNVYAVANKNVKEGDLEQAIYTEIDKIKKEGISENELQKIKNQKLMEFYNQVETINGKSNNIGTYEVFFGDYKKMFNAPASYNKVTIADVQRVAQKYFTKSNRTVGVLKTNVDE; the protein is encoded by the coding sequence ATGAAAAAAATAATGCTCCATCTCTTTCTTATGGGAGCCTTCTACGGACAGGCCCAAATGAAAGCGGATGATGTAAAAACGTTCACTCTTACAAACGGAATGAAGTTTCTGGTTGTAGAAGATTTCTCTATTCCAAATGCCAATATGTATTTGTTTTACAAGGTGGGAAGCCGAAACGAATACCAAGGTATCACTGGACTTTCTCATTTTTTCGAACACATGATGTTCAATGGTGCCAAAAAATACGGCCCAAAACTCTTTGACCAAACGATGGAATTCAATGGAGGCGCAAATAATGCGTACACCACTGAAAACGTTACGGTTTATACTAATTGGTTTCCAGCTGCATCATCAGAAGTTATTTTTGATCTTGAAGGAGATAGAATTTCAAGTTTGAGTATCGATCCTTCTATGGTAGAAAGTGAAAGAGGAGTAGTGTTGAGCGAGCGCCGCACCGGTCTTGAAAATTCTCCTTGGCGTCTTTTGTCACAGTCTGTAAAAGCAACTGCTTTTCAGGAACATCCTTATCACTGGCCAGTTATCGGTTATGAAGATGATATGAAAAACTGGACGCAACAAGATTTAGAGCGTTATTTTAAAACCTATTATGCACCAAACAATTGCGTAGTGGTTGTTTCGGGAGCGATAAAATTAGAAAAAGTAAAAGAATTTGCTAAAAAATACTTGGAACCCATTCCAGCGCAACCAACACCGCCAGTGGTTCACATTGTTGAACCGGAACAAACGGGGGAGCGTAGAATTACAGTAAAAAAAGAAGTAGCCACTCCGTATCTTTTGATAGGTTATCATACTCCAGAGTCTAAAAACGAGGATTATTATGCATTAAATGTGTTAAGTTCTGTTTTATCAAGCGGAAAATCATCACGTTTATATGCCTCTTTGGTAGATCAAAAACAACTGGCAACACAAGTATTTACTGATTATGGAGATAGTTTTGATCCTAATCTTTTTAATGTATATGCTGTTGCAAATAAGAATGTTAAAGAGGGTGATTTAGAGCAAGCCATTTACACTGAGATTGATAAAATTAAAAAAGAGGGTATCAGTGAAAATGAACTTCAAAAAATAAAAAACCAAAAATTAATGGAGTTTTACAATCAGGTAGAAACCATTAATGGAAAGTCAAATAATATAGGTACATACGAAGTGTTTTTTGGTGATTACAAAAAAATGTTCAACGCTCCTGCTAGCTATAATAAAGTAACAATTGCCGATGTTCAAAGAGTTGCACAGAAATATTTCACTAAAAGCAACAGAACAGTAGGTGTATTAAAAACAAATGTAGATGAATAA
- the kdsB gene encoding 3-deoxy-manno-octulosonate cytidylyltransferase, with protein sequence MKIIAVIPARYASTRFPAKLMQDLGGKTVILRTYEAAVSTQLFDDVFVVTDSDLIYNEIVSNGGKAIRSIKEHESGSDRIAEAIENLEVDIVVNVQGDEPFINEEPLAKLIETFRKDSTKQVDLASLMREIKDEDEINNPNNVKVVTDQNGFALYFSRSVIPYPREKNVGVRYMQHIGIYAFRKQTLSDFYSLPMKSLEASEKLEQLRYLEFGRRIKMIETTHVGIGIDTAEDLEKARKTLL encoded by the coding sequence ATGAAAATCATCGCCGTTATTCCCGCACGTTACGCTTCTACACGATTTCCAGCCAAATTAATGCAGGATTTGGGAGGTAAAACAGTGATTTTAAGAACCTATGAAGCAGCGGTAAGCACGCAGTTATTTGACGATGTTTTTGTGGTAACTGATTCGGATTTAATATATAATGAGATTGTTTCAAATGGCGGAAAAGCCATTCGAAGCATAAAAGAACACGAATCAGGAAGTGATCGAATTGCTGAAGCAATTGAAAACCTAGAAGTGGATATTGTGGTTAATGTACAAGGAGATGAGCCTTTCATCAATGAAGAACCATTGGCGAAATTGATAGAAACTTTCAGGAAAGATTCTACTAAACAAGTGGATCTGGCTTCATTGATGAGAGAAATCAAAGATGAAGACGAAATCAATAATCCAAATAATGTGAAAGTGGTCACAGACCAAAACGGATTCGCATTGTATTTTTCGCGTTCTGTAATTCCTTATCCAAGAGAGAAAAACGTAGGTGTTCGTTATATGCAACACATCGGGATATATGCTTTTCGAAAACAAACTTTGTCTGATTTTTATAGTTTACCAATGAAATCATTGGAGGCATCCGAAAAACTGGAACAATTGCGTTATCTAGAATTTGGGAGACGCATCAAAATGATTGAAACTACCCACGTTGGAATTGGAATTGACACTGCTGAAGACTTAGAAAAGGCAAGGAAAACGCTGTTGTAA
- a CDS encoding ATP-dependent RecD-like DNA helicase, with the protein MKSSLFYSLLQKKFPFNPTYKQDIFFQKIAVFLTEKENDTIFVLKGYAGTGKTSVISTIVNNLIEIDKKYVLLAPTGRAAKVIASYSNKPAFTIHKKIYFPKKSSGGGVSFTLQPNKHKNTIFIVDEASMISDSNSDSKLYENGSLLDDLISYVYSGTNCKMILLGDTAQLPPVNLDISPALDIHTLSLHYNKEIEHIELDEVMRQEENSGILFNATELRELLKDSFISDFQFDVKKYKDIVRLIDGYDIQDAINSAYSNYSIEDTAFIVRSNKRANQYNEQIRTKILDKESELSTGDFLMVVKNNYFWLKESDEAGFIANGDIIEVLEIFNIKELYGFKFAKVKIRMVDYPSQIPFETVLLLDTIKSESPSLTYDESNRLYQEVLKDYEGETKYKQFQKVKANEYFNGLQVKFSYAITCHKSQGGQWNTVFIEQPYLPNGIDRDYIRWLYTAMTRAKNKLYLIGFKDENFVE; encoded by the coding sequence ATGAAATCTTCCTTGTTTTATAGCCTTTTACAAAAAAAATTCCCTTTTAATCCCACTTATAAGCAGGATATTTTTTTTCAAAAAATCGCTGTTTTTTTAACGGAAAAAGAAAATGACACCATATTTGTTTTAAAAGGATATGCCGGAACAGGAAAAACATCTGTTATTTCGACCATTGTAAATAATTTAATCGAAATAGATAAAAAATATGTTTTGCTGGCGCCAACTGGTCGTGCGGCCAAAGTAATTGCCAGTTATTCGAATAAACCCGCTTTTACAATTCATAAAAAAATCTACTTTCCTAAAAAGTCTTCCGGTGGAGGTGTTTCCTTTACTTTACAGCCCAATAAACATAAGAATACTATTTTTATTGTCGATGAAGCTTCGATGATTTCAGACAGTAATTCGGATTCGAAATTATACGAAAACGGTTCTTTGCTGGATGATTTGATTTCTTATGTGTATTCAGGAACCAATTGTAAAATGATTTTACTGGGAGATACAGCTCAGTTGCCGCCTGTGAATCTCGATATCAGTCCTGCTTTAGACATTCACACTTTGAGTTTGCATTACAATAAAGAAATAGAGCATATTGAGCTTGATGAAGTAATGCGTCAGGAAGAGAATTCTGGGATTTTGTTTAATGCAACTGAACTTAGGGAATTGCTAAAAGATTCCTTCATATCCGATTTTCAGTTTGATGTTAAAAAATACAAAGACATTGTTCGTTTGATTGACGGTTATGATATTCAGGACGCCATTAATTCAGCGTACAGTAATTATAGTATTGAAGACACGGCTTTTATTGTTCGTTCGAATAAAAGAGCCAATCAATATAATGAGCAAATAAGGACAAAAATACTCGATAAAGAAAGCGAACTTTCCACAGGAGATTTCTTGATGGTGGTGAAGAACAATTATTTTTGGTTAAAAGAATCGGATGAAGCAGGTTTTATTGCCAATGGTGATATTATCGAAGTCTTGGAAATTTTCAACATCAAAGAATTGTATGGTTTTAAGTTTGCCAAAGTAAAAATTCGAATGGTCGATTATCCAAGCCAGATTCCTTTTGAAACGGTGTTGTTATTGGACACTATAAAAAGCGAATCGCCTTCTTTAACTTATGATGAATCCAACAGATTGTATCAGGAAGTCCTGAAAGATTATGAAGGGGAAACCAAATACAAACAATTTCAGAAGGTAAAAGCTAATGAGTATTTTAATGGGTTACAAGTGAAATTCTCTTATGCGATTACCTGTCATAAATCACAAGGAGGGCAGTGGAATACCGTTTTTATTGAACAACCGTATTTGCCAAATGGTATCGACAGAGATTACATTCGTTGGTTGTACACAGCGATGACTCGTGCCAAAAATAAATTGTATTTGATAGGGTTTAAAGACGAGAATTTTGTGGAGTAA
- a CDS encoding DUF3822 family protein, translating to MNTNITDKKYKKLSIQVSLNGLSFCCFDSLNHTILSVKEVQFDTFDKTIKIEELFADAFRENPELKDSYDEILVIHNNNLSTFVPAPLFDENFLGSYLQYNTKVFKTDFFAFDEISNYSINAVYIPYVNINNFFIDQFGSFDYKHANSVLVTKLLDASKNNDDKKMIVNFNPGHFEIIVIQNQKLLLFNSFDYQTPEDFIYYLLFVAEQMSMNPESFKLELLGTISKEDDFYTIAYKYIRDVSFYDVSDLQKTNSFTTAQNLKHFILFNS from the coding sequence ATGAACACAAACATAACCGATAAGAAATATAAAAAACTCTCCATTCAAGTGTCTTTGAATGGGCTTTCTTTTTGTTGTTTTGATTCTTTAAATCATACGATACTATCTGTAAAAGAAGTGCAATTTGACACCTTTGATAAAACAATTAAAATAGAAGAATTATTTGCAGATGCTTTTCGGGAAAATCCGGAATTAAAGGATTCTTATGACGAAATTCTTGTTATTCACAATAACAACCTTTCCACATTTGTCCCTGCACCTCTTTTTGACGAAAACTTCCTGGGTAGCTATTTACAGTACAATACTAAAGTTTTTAAAACTGATTTTTTTGCATTTGATGAAATAAGCAACTATTCCATAAATGCCGTTTATATCCCTTATGTCAATATCAACAATTTTTTTATTGATCAATTTGGTTCTTTCGATTACAAACACGCTAACAGCGTACTTGTGACAAAGCTTTTGGATGCATCCAAGAATAATGATGATAAAAAAATGATTGTGAATTTCAATCCAGGTCATTTTGAAATAATCGTAATTCAAAATCAAAAGTTGTTGTTATTTAACTCTTTTGACTATCAAACACCTGAGGATTTTATTTATTATTTGCTATTCGTAGCAGAACAAATGAGTATGAATCCAGAAAGTTTTAAACTTGAATTATTAGGAACTATTAGTAAAGAGGATGATTTCTACACAATAGCTTACAAGTACATCCGTGACGTTTCATTTTATGACGTTAGCGATTTACAAAAAACCAACTCTTTCACAACAGCTCAAAATTTGAAACATTTTATATTATTTAACTCATGA
- a CDS encoding RsmD family RNA methyltransferase, protein MRIISGKYKGRRILPPKNLPVRPTTDMSKEALFNVLNNHFSFEGLKVLDLFAGTGNISYEFASRGSSPITSVDGDFGCVKFIKQVAAEYDFNIAATKSDVFSFLEKNKATYDIIFADPPYALDQATFEKIVLLVFEKNMLHEDGMMVIEHSKYTKLDHMIHFSFKKTYGGSIFSFFEISSGDEEEIEDSEEKDNEEE, encoded by the coding sequence ATGAGAATCATTTCGGGAAAATACAAAGGAAGACGAATACTTCCACCTAAAAACCTTCCGGTTCGCCCCACTACTGATATGTCTAAAGAAGCCTTATTCAATGTACTGAATAATCACTTTAGCTTTGAGGGATTAAAAGTGTTGGATTTATTTGCAGGAACTGGGAATATAAGTTACGAATTTGCCTCAAGAGGAAGCTCACCTATCACATCCGTAGATGGAGATTTTGGTTGTGTGAAATTCATTAAGCAGGTAGCTGCTGAATATGATTTTAATATTGCAGCCACAAAGAGTGATGTTTTTAGTTTTTTAGAAAAAAACAAAGCCACTTACGATATTATATTTGCTGACCCACCATACGCTTTAGATCAAGCTACTTTCGAAAAAATTGTTTTACTTGTTTTCGAAAAAAATATGCTTCATGAAGACGGAATGATGGTTATCGAACATTCAAAATACACTAAGTTGGATCATATGATTCACTTTTCATTCAAGAAAACTTACGGCGGATCTATTTTTAGTTTCTTCGAAATTAGTTCTGGTGATGAAGAAGAAATTGAGGATTCAGAAGAAAAAGACAACGAAGAAGAATAA
- a CDS encoding ketopantoate reductase family protein — protein MITRIGILGLGGVGGYFGGLLAKAYAETDSIEIVFIARGETQKAVAESGLKIRTDEAEFNVFPSVVSNDPAVIGKLDYLICATKTYDIEESLLSLEKCITLNTIILPLYNGVDATERISVLYPDNEVLQGCVYIVSMIESVGVIKKVGPYEKLFFGSQTAPISRLNALQSIFEKAAIESYLVDAIEETIWEKFIFISSLASATSYLDQNIGEILKTDTSRAVYVELLNEITMIAAVKGLSLPNDIILQSIMKLEKTPHSATSSMHRDLMAGRNFELASLTEFVVNEGVKYEVETPMYNIVLAKLSEAVIKEE, from the coding sequence ATGATAACAAGAATTGGAATTTTAGGATTAGGTGGAGTAGGTGGTTATTTTGGCGGACTTTTAGCCAAAGCTTATGCCGAAACAGATTCAATCGAAATTGTTTTTATTGCTCGTGGTGAAACTCAAAAAGCGGTTGCTGAATCCGGTTTGAAAATTAGAACTGATGAAGCCGAATTTAATGTGTTTCCAAGTGTTGTATCAAATGATCCTGCAGTAATTGGGAAATTGGATTATTTAATTTGTGCCACAAAAACCTATGATATAGAAGAGAGTCTGCTTTCTTTAGAAAAATGTATCACATTAAACACCATCATTTTACCTTTATACAATGGAGTAGATGCAACAGAACGCATCAGTGTTCTTTATCCTGACAACGAAGTGTTGCAAGGATGTGTGTATATTGTATCGATGATAGAATCAGTGGGAGTAATTAAAAAAGTGGGACCTTACGAAAAGTTGTTTTTTGGATCTCAAACCGCTCCTATTTCAAGACTAAATGCTTTGCAATCCATATTCGAAAAAGCGGCTATAGAAAGTTATCTTGTTGATGCTATCGAAGAAACGATTTGGGAGAAATTCATATTCATTTCATCATTGGCTTCTGCCACTTCTTATTTAGATCAAAATATTGGTGAGATTTTAAAAACCGATACAAGTAGAGCAGTATATGTTGAGCTTCTTAATGAAATTACCATGATTGCCGCTGTAAAAGGACTGAGTTTACCTAATGACATCATCCTGCAATCCATAATGAAACTTGAAAAAACACCTCATTCTGCCACTTCATCAATGCATCGTGATTTGATGGCCGGAAGAAATTTTGAACTAGCCTCTTTAACGGAGTTTGTAGTTAATGAAGGAGTAAAGTATGAAGTAGAGACACCAATGTATAATATAGTATTGGCTAAATTGTCTGAGGCTGTAATAAAGGAGGAATAG
- a CDS encoding class I SAM-dependent methyltransferase yields MVLSEIIIERIHKEGPLSFHDFMEMALYYPKLGYYNSEQNKIGANGDFYTSANLSVSFGAMLGRQIEEMWLALEKKPFQIIEYGAGTGLLCHDILDYLKNNIPLYNDLSYAIIEKSESMRAIEKKHLLEKVCWYDTIEEIPEINGCVLSNELLDNFAVHQVIMEEVLKEVFVDYKNGFIEVLKPAKKELIDYFEKLNIKLPLGFRTEINLEAISWLKSISNRLRKGYIITIDYGGLSTELYQNHRSSGTLLCYNKHQKNDNPYQYIGSQDITSHTNFSALNLWGSEYGFESCGFLDQTTFLLGLGIKEYLRNTIMNPDINSQSTIHETYINQGLLMSMGMKFKVLIQQKGALKIPLSGFKYMNSTAKFTS; encoded by the coding sequence ATGGTATTATCTGAAATTATCATAGAACGAATCCATAAAGAAGGACCATTGTCGTTCCATGATTTTATGGAAATGGCTTTGTATTACCCAAAATTAGGGTATTATAATTCAGAGCAGAACAAAATTGGAGCCAACGGTGATTTTTACACCAGTGCTAATCTATCTGTCTCTTTTGGCGCAATGCTAGGCCGCCAAATTGAAGAAATGTGGCTTGCATTGGAAAAAAAACCTTTCCAAATCATAGAATATGGTGCGGGAACGGGCTTATTATGTCATGACATTTTGGATTACCTCAAAAACAACATTCCACTTTATAATGATTTAAGCTACGCCATTATCGAAAAAAGCGAAAGTATGCGAGCAATTGAAAAAAAGCATTTGCTCGAAAAAGTATGTTGGTACGATACTATAGAAGAGATTCCTGAAATTAACGGCTGTGTACTATCTAATGAATTGCTGGATAATTTTGCTGTTCATCAAGTGATTATGGAAGAAGTGCTAAAAGAGGTTTTTGTGGACTATAAAAACGGATTTATAGAAGTTTTGAAACCGGCAAAGAAAGAACTCATAGATTATTTCGAAAAACTAAACATAAAACTGCCACTAGGTTTCCGAACTGAAATCAACCTGGAAGCGATATCGTGGTTAAAATCTATTTCAAATCGCTTGCGCAAAGGTTATATAATCACAATAGATTATGGCGGTTTATCTACTGAACTATACCAAAACCATAGAAGTTCCGGCACTCTTTTATGCTACAACAAACATCAAAAAAACGATAATCCCTACCAATACATTGGAAGTCAAGACATCACTTCACACACTAACTTTTCAGCTTTAAACCTTTGGGGTTCAGAATACGGATTTGAAAGTTGCGGATTTTTAGATCAAACCACTTTTTTATTAGGTCTTGGTATCAAAGAATATCTCCGCAATACAATAATGAATCCCGATATAAATTCACAATCTACTATACATGAAACTTATATAAATCAAGGGTTGTTGATGAGTATGGGAATGAAATTCAAAGTATTGATACAACAAAAAGGAGCTCTTAAAATTCCGTTATCTGGGTTTAAGTATATGAATTCTACAGCAAAGTTTACTAGCTAA